A single window of Leptospira kanakyensis DNA harbors:
- a CDS encoding FlgO family outer membrane protein, with translation MNRLPLLGWNLPFRILSILIFLLSVNACYFGEERESKPKKLPTPPLEQLATSLSESGFYFKPQRLVVLTFLDNEGKKSPYGEILAEKLTTELVKKERFQILDRLANQKVLKEAGLGLDIPTDTATLRKIGDVLKLDVIITGIVTPYQDGVFVNTRLIEIKSGLILKADEVYVRIDG, from the coding sequence ATGAACAGGTTACCTCTCTTGGGATGGAACTTGCCTTTTAGGATTTTAAGTATCCTTATTTTTTTGCTTAGCGTTAACGCTTGTTATTTTGGAGAAGAACGAGAGTCCAAACCAAAAAAACTTCCCACCCCACCCTTGGAACAGTTGGCAACTTCCCTTTCTGAAAGTGGTTTCTATTTCAAGCCGCAAAGACTTGTTGTTTTGACTTTTTTAGACAACGAAGGTAAAAAAAGCCCGTACGGTGAAATCCTTGCAGAAAAACTGACAACAGAACTCGTAAAAAAAGAGCGATTCCAAATCTTAGACCGTCTGGCCAACCAAAAAGTTTTAAAAGAGGCAGGACTTGGACTGGATATTCCAACAGACACTGCCACCTTGCGGAAAATAGGCGACGTTTTGAAACTAGATGTCATCATTACTGGAATTGTGACTCCTTACCAAGACGGAGTTTTTGTCAATACAAGGCTTATCGAAATTAAATCTGGTCTTATCCTCAAAGCTGACGAAGTTTATGTCCGTATCGATGGTTAG